A single window of Kiloniellales bacterium DNA harbors:
- a CDS encoding aspartate aminotransferase family protein, whose product MSYILHRHTQQTPPSAVAGEGPYLVDSAGRRYLDASGGAAVSCLGHSHPAVVEAVVEQVRRLPFAHTGFFTNEPAEALAEHLVTRAPEGIGKMYFVSGGSEANETAMKLARQYFLEIGEPTRSRFIARRQSYHGNTLGALAAGGNAGRRKPYEPLLIDVAHIEPCYAYRHQEPGESEEAYGRRAADDLERAILELGPETVIGFLAETVVGATAGAVPPVPGYFARIREICDRYGVLLILDEVMCGMGRTGTLFACEQEGVSPDLVTCAKGLGAGYQPIGACFVARKIYDALEAGSGFFQHGFTYIGHATASAAALAVQRTIESEGLLDNVVAKGAVLRDLLTARFGNHPQVGDIRGRGLFIGIELVRDRGDKTPFDPALKLHARIKKAAMAEGLICYPGGGTADGTRGDHILLAPPFILDDAQVEELVDKLEAAVANAFEDLAEAGA is encoded by the coding sequence ATGTCCTACATCCTGCATCGCCACACGCAGCAAACCCCGCCCTCAGCCGTCGCCGGCGAAGGCCCCTACCTGGTCGACAGCGCCGGCAGGCGCTACCTCGACGCCTCGGGTGGGGCGGCGGTGTCCTGCCTCGGACACTCCCATCCGGCGGTGGTCGAGGCCGTGGTCGAGCAGGTCCGGCGCCTGCCCTTCGCGCACACCGGGTTCTTCACCAACGAGCCGGCCGAGGCCCTGGCCGAACACCTGGTGACCCGCGCGCCCGAGGGCATCGGCAAGATGTACTTCGTCTCCGGCGGGTCGGAGGCCAACGAAACCGCGATGAAGCTGGCCCGGCAGTACTTCCTCGAGATCGGCGAGCCGACGCGCAGCCGCTTCATCGCCCGGCGCCAGAGCTACCACGGCAACACCCTGGGCGCGCTGGCCGCCGGCGGCAACGCCGGGCGCCGCAAGCCCTACGAGCCGCTGCTGATCGACGTCGCCCACATCGAGCCTTGCTACGCCTATCGCCACCAGGAACCCGGCGAGAGCGAGGAGGCCTACGGCCGGCGGGCCGCCGACGATCTGGAGCGGGCGATCCTGGAGCTGGGCCCGGAGACGGTAATCGGCTTTCTGGCCGAGACCGTGGTCGGGGCGACCGCCGGCGCGGTGCCGCCGGTGCCCGGCTACTTCGCGCGGATCCGCGAGATCTGCGACCGCTACGGCGTGCTGCTGATCCTCGATGAGGTGATGTGCGGCATGGGCCGCACCGGAACCCTCTTCGCCTGCGAGCAGGAGGGCGTCAGCCCGGACCTTGTGACCTGCGCCAAGGGCCTGGGTGCCGGATACCAGCCGATCGGCGCCTGCTTCGTCGCTCGGAAGATCTACGACGCCCTGGAGGCCGGCAGCGGCTTCTTCCAGCACGGCTTCACCTACATCGGCCATGCCACGGCCAGCGCCGCCGCCCTGGCGGTCCAGCGGACGATCGAGAGCGAGGGCCTGCTCGACAACGTGGTGGCCAAGGGCGCTGTCCTGCGCGACCTCCTGACCGCGCGCTTCGGCAACCATCCCCAGGTCGGCGACATCCGCGGCCGGGGCTTGTTCATCGGGATCGAGCTGGTGCGCGACCGCGGCGACAAGACGCCCTTCGATCCGGCGCTCAAGCTGCACGCCAGGATCAAGAAGGCGGCGATGGCGGAGGGCCTGATCTGCTATCCCGGCGGCGGCACCGCCGACGGCACCCGCGGCGACCATATCCTCCTGGCGCCGCCCTTTATCCTCGACGACGCCCAGGTCGAGGAGCTGGTCGACAAGCTGGAGGCCGCCGTGGCCAACGCCTTCGAGGACCTTGCGGAGGCCGGGGCGTGA
- a CDS encoding adenine phosphoribosyltransferase, producing MNLKDHIAEVPDFPEPGILFYDISPLLAHPEAWQETVRQLSEAVAAQKPDVLAGIESRGFLVAAPLALQLNLGFVMIRKKNKLPGATIPYTYDLEYGSDSIEIQANAVQPGQKVAVLDDLLATGGTMNASVQLLRSVGAEVTGGAGIIELTFLKGRERLDIPFTSILTYDE from the coding sequence ATGAACCTGAAGGACCACATCGCCGAGGTGCCGGACTTCCCGGAGCCCGGGATCCTGTTCTACGACATCTCGCCGCTGCTGGCCCATCCCGAGGCCTGGCAGGAGACCGTCCGGCAGCTCTCGGAAGCGGTGGCCGCCCAGAAGCCCGATGTCCTGGCCGGCATCGAATCGCGCGGATTCCTGGTCGCAGCGCCGCTCGCCCTGCAGCTCAACCTCGGCTTCGTGATGATCCGGAAGAAGAACAAGCTGCCCGGGGCAACCATTCCCTACACCTACGACCTGGAATACGGCAGCGACAGCATCGAGATTCAGGCCAACGCGGTGCAGCCCGGCCAGAAGGTCGCCGTACTCGACGACCTGCTCGCCACCGGCGGCACCATGAACGCCAGCGTCCAGCTCCTGCGCAGCGTCGGTGCCGAGGTCACCGGCGGCGCCGGCATCATCGAGCTCACCTTCCTCAAGGGCCGAGAGCGGCTGGATATCCCTTTCACCTCGATCCTGACCTACGACGAATAG
- a CDS encoding amidase encodes MKRDTLGAFVPGTEVEIAGAGSGPLKGLSFAAKDIFDVAGTVTGCGNPDWASGHDPAAGHAVAVERLLVAGADLAGKTITDELAFSLNGQNPHYGTPTNANAPGRIPGGSSSGSASAVAGGLVDLALGSDTGGSVRIPASYCGLFGLRPTHGRISLAGVMPLAPSLDTVGCFAREAGALSRAFAALFDRPGPGGGFRRLLRAEDAFALAEPAAAEVLEPLLRRLEAVFGAAEDVTLAPEGEGLADWVEHFRAILGGEAWASHRGWIAARRPSLGPELAQRFEWARGIPEAEIAAARDAREAVAGDLAERLGDDALLCLPTAPGIAPRIDATEEALLDHRYRVHRLTCIAGLARLPQISLPLASLDGCPLGLSLIGGPGTDEKLLALAETLETPESPTIYSS; translated from the coding sequence GTGAAGAGGGACACGCTGGGGGCCTTCGTGCCCGGGACCGAGGTCGAGATTGCCGGCGCCGGGTCCGGCCCGCTCAAGGGCCTGAGCTTCGCGGCCAAGGACATCTTCGACGTCGCCGGCACGGTGACCGGCTGCGGCAACCCCGATTGGGCGAGCGGCCATGACCCCGCCGCCGGCCACGCCGTCGCCGTCGAGCGCCTGCTGGTGGCCGGGGCCGACCTGGCCGGCAAGACCATCACCGACGAGCTGGCCTTCAGCCTCAACGGCCAGAACCCCCACTACGGGACGCCGACCAACGCCAACGCGCCGGGGCGGATTCCCGGCGGGTCCTCGAGCGGCTCGGCCTCGGCCGTGGCCGGCGGCCTGGTCGACCTGGCGCTCGGCTCCGACACCGGCGGTTCGGTCCGGATTCCGGCCAGCTACTGCGGGCTCTTCGGCCTGCGCCCGACCCACGGCCGGATCTCCCTGGCCGGAGTCATGCCGCTGGCGCCGAGCCTGGACACCGTCGGCTGCTTCGCGCGCGAGGCCGGGGCGCTGTCCCGGGCCTTCGCCGCGCTTTTCGACCGGCCCGGTCCCGGCGGCGGCTTCCGCCGCCTGCTGCGTGCCGAGGACGCCTTCGCCCTCGCGGAGCCGGCGGCCGCCGAGGTCCTGGAACCGCTGCTGCGCCGGCTGGAGGCCGTTTTCGGGGCCGCCGAGGACGTGACCCTGGCGCCGGAGGGCGAGGGCCTGGCCGACTGGGTGGAGCATTTCCGGGCGATTCTGGGCGGCGAGGCCTGGGCCAGCCACCGGGGCTGGATCGCGGCGCGCCGGCCAAGCCTCGGCCCGGAGCTGGCCCAGCGCTTCGAATGGGCCCGGGGCATACCCGAGGCCGAGATCGCCGCGGCCCGGGATGCCCGCGAAGCCGTCGCGGGAGATCTGGCCGAGCGGCTCGGCGACGATGCGCTGCTCTGCCTGCCGACGGCGCCGGGCATCGCGCCGCGCATCGACGCCACCGAGGAGGCGCTGCTCGACCACCGCTACCGGGTGCACCGCCTGACCTGTATCGCCGGCCTGGCGCGCCTGCCGCAGATCTCCCTGCCGTTGGCCAGCCTCGACGGCTGCCCCCTCGGCCTGTCCCTGATCGGCGGACCGGGGACCGACGAGAAGCTCCTGGCCCTCGCGGAAACCCTGGAGACGCCGGAATCGCCGACGATCTATTCGTCGTAG